The following proteins are co-located in the Paludibaculum fermentans genome:
- a CDS encoding NAD-dependent epimerase/dehydratase family protein, which translates to MIFVIGGRGLVGSGFVRLLEARGDEFQIIDRANYDSLRGQKCELLVNANGNSRKPLAKQAPLEEFDASVRSVRSSLIDFPCETYVHISSCDVYPDCTSPEVSREDQILNPAKQSPYGFHKYLAEQCVMHAAPRWIVARCGGFVGPGLRKNAIFDALHGGPLWLDPASSLQFLHTDQAAEVILKLATQAPANRVYNVCGQGVISIAEVIEAVGQPVPVQPGSPKVRYEVSVESAQQFAEIPETRKTVLDFVRAQLETR; encoded by the coding sequence ATGATCTTCGTGATTGGCGGACGCGGTCTGGTGGGCTCCGGCTTCGTGCGCCTGCTGGAAGCCAGGGGCGACGAGTTCCAGATTATCGATCGCGCCAACTACGACTCCCTGCGCGGCCAGAAGTGCGAACTGCTGGTGAACGCCAACGGGAACTCCAGGAAACCATTGGCCAAACAGGCCCCGTTGGAGGAGTTCGACGCGTCGGTCCGGTCCGTCCGGTCGTCGCTGATCGACTTCCCCTGCGAGACCTACGTTCACATCTCCTCCTGTGACGTGTACCCGGACTGCACCAGCCCGGAGGTTAGCCGGGAAGACCAGATCCTCAATCCCGCGAAACAGAGTCCGTACGGTTTCCACAAGTATCTGGCCGAGCAGTGCGTCATGCACGCCGCTCCGCGCTGGATTGTGGCCCGCTGCGGCGGCTTTGTCGGCCCGGGCCTGCGCAAGAATGCGATCTTCGACGCGCTGCACGGCGGTCCGCTCTGGCTGGACCCGGCCAGCAGCCTCCAGTTCCTCCACACTGACCAGGCCGCCGAGGTCATTCTGAAATTGGCCACCCAGGCGCCGGCCAACCGGGTGTATAACGTCTGTGGGCAGGGTGTGATTTCCATCGCGGAAGTAATCGAGGCCGTCGGCCAGCCGGTACCCGTTCAGCCGGGCAGTCCGAAAGTGCGCTACGAAGTCAGTGTCGAATCGGCTCAGCAGTTTGCGGAGATTCCGGAGACCCGCAAGACGGTGCTGGACTTTGTGCGCGCCCAACTGGAGACTCGGTAA
- a CDS encoding sugar phosphate nucleotidyltransferase — translation MPTRSLLILAGGRGTRLQEVHPDLPKPMVPVAGQPFLEWMLRFWEQQGAGDVVVSTGYLAEVIEDFLKARGRGTTVREREALGTGGAVRFAVEQQPVSDPFVVTNGDSLVAAGLSGMWDLAPGVEAAIAAIEVDDASRFGTLAIDDEGFLQRFEEKRPGAGWINAGIYCFRRHVIDTFPMGASSIEMDVFPSLLAAGARIRVIRVSGQFLDIGTPASLLQGDAFVQKLKEVLPA, via the coding sequence ATGCCAACAAGGAGCCTCCTGATTCTGGCCGGCGGCAGGGGGACAAGGCTCCAGGAGGTACATCCGGACCTGCCCAAGCCGATGGTGCCGGTGGCGGGCCAGCCGTTTCTCGAGTGGATGCTCCGGTTCTGGGAACAGCAGGGCGCAGGCGACGTGGTCGTGTCCACAGGCTATCTTGCTGAGGTGATTGAGGATTTCCTGAAAGCTCGCGGACGTGGAACGACGGTAAGAGAACGCGAGGCCCTGGGCACGGGCGGCGCGGTCCGTTTCGCGGTAGAGCAGCAGCCGGTGAGTGATCCCTTCGTGGTGACCAACGGCGATTCCCTCGTGGCGGCCGGCCTGAGCGGCATGTGGGATTTGGCGCCAGGGGTGGAGGCAGCCATCGCGGCCATCGAGGTAGACGACGCCAGCCGGTTTGGCACTTTGGCGATCGACGACGAAGGCTTCCTGCAGCGGTTCGAGGAAAAAAGGCCGGGGGCCGGGTGGATCAATGCCGGGATTTACTGTTTCCGGCGGCATGTGATTGACACATTTCCAATGGGTGCATCGAGCATCGAAATGGACGTATTTCCGTCGCTGCTGGCGGCGGGGGCTCGAATTCGTGTGATCCGAGTGAGCGGGCAGTTTCTGGATATTGGCACGCCGGCCAGCCTTTTGCAGGGGGATGCCTTCGTGCAGAAGCTCAAGGAGGTATTGCCGGCATGA
- a CDS encoding GHMP family kinase ATP-binding protein — protein sequence MIITRTPFRISFFGGGSDYPDYFRQYGGAVLATAIDKSAYHSVTHFHSQLFDYSIRVAYRQVECVSQLDQLEHAPFRECLRSCGITQDVEVNYTGELPSFTGLGTSSSFVVGLLNALHSFQGRRLEPLDLAYEAIRIERDVLGECVGCQDQALAAIGGLAIVEFLPDGEIRPHPLVLRGERKEELQQHMMLFHTGIHRRAAEMARRQMSRLSENTDRIRALRKQVDEGYEILTGQGPISSFGELLHEAWILKQELDTHVGPPVVCDMYHRARMAGALGGKLLGAGGGGFLLLFVPPERQDKVRRALHDHHEVPVRIDAPGSHVLYSTEPATSDETVAPVLRARTQFAD from the coding sequence ATGATCATCACGAGAACGCCGTTCCGCATCAGTTTCTTCGGCGGCGGGTCCGACTATCCGGACTACTTCCGGCAGTACGGCGGCGCGGTCCTGGCCACGGCGATCGACAAGTCGGCGTACCACTCGGTGACCCACTTCCACTCCCAGCTCTTCGACTACTCGATCCGTGTCGCCTATCGCCAGGTGGAGTGCGTCTCCCAACTGGACCAGCTCGAGCACGCGCCTTTCCGCGAGTGCCTGCGCAGTTGTGGCATCACGCAGGACGTCGAGGTGAACTATACGGGCGAGTTGCCCTCGTTCACTGGCCTGGGGACCTCATCTTCGTTCGTTGTAGGCCTGCTGAACGCCCTGCACAGCTTCCAGGGCCGTAGGCTGGAGCCGCTGGACTTGGCCTATGAGGCCATCCGCATCGAGCGCGATGTCCTGGGCGAGTGTGTCGGCTGCCAGGATCAGGCGCTGGCTGCCATTGGCGGTTTGGCCATTGTCGAGTTCCTACCGGACGGCGAGATCCGCCCCCATCCCCTGGTGCTGCGGGGCGAGCGCAAGGAAGAACTGCAGCAGCACATGATGCTGTTCCACACCGGGATTCACCGCCGCGCGGCCGAGATGGCCCGGCGGCAAATGAGCCGGCTCAGCGAGAATACTGACCGCATCCGGGCTCTGCGGAAACAGGTGGATGAAGGCTACGAGATCCTGACGGGCCAAGGCCCGATCTCCTCGTTCGGCGAACTGCTGCATGAGGCGTGGATCCTCAAACAGGAGCTGGACACGCATGTGGGGCCGCCGGTGGTGTGCGATATGTACCATCGGGCGCGCATGGCGGGCGCCCTGGGCGGCAAGCTGCTGGGCGCGGGCGGGGGCGGGTTTCTCCTGCTCTTCGTGCCGCCGGAACGGCAGGACAAGGTGCGGCGCGCTTTGCACGACCACCACGAAGTACCCGTGCGGATTGACGCTCCGGGTAGCCACGTCCTCTACTCAACGGAACCTGCGACTTCAGACGAGACGGTCGCTCCGGTGCTGCGCGCCAGAACCCAATTCGCTGACTGA
- a CDS encoding efflux RND transporter periplasmic adaptor subunit, whose protein sequence is MKRINILTLASLLVSMAAVWAQTSDLVPVVAKPVSQSVELPGEFQPFLSVAVHAKVRGYVEKVLVDRGSFVKQGQPLVELSAPEMKAQIAEAESKVQSAESERLQAEAQLAAAESTAERMAKAAETPGAVAGNEVVLAKKQVDALKALVRAKQQASQAAASAVSAQKDLESYLRIAAPFDGVVTERLVHPGALVGPGSDPVLLSIQQLARLRLVVAVPEQYTGAISNGARVDFKVPAFPERTFAGTVARSAHMLDSATRTMPVELDVANGDASLAPGMYPSVKWPVRRPKPSLFVPKTSVVTTTERTFVVRSNGGRAEWVDVKKGAADGDMVEVMGRLQAGDQVVRRATDEMRDGTPLPGRAAGK, encoded by the coding sequence ATGAAGCGCATTAACATCCTGACCTTGGCCTCCCTCCTCGTGTCGATGGCGGCCGTCTGGGCGCAGACCAGTGACCTCGTGCCCGTAGTGGCCAAGCCGGTCTCGCAGTCCGTCGAGCTACCGGGCGAGTTCCAGCCGTTCCTCAGCGTAGCCGTGCATGCCAAGGTCCGCGGGTATGTGGAGAAGGTGTTGGTGGATCGCGGCAGCTTCGTGAAGCAGGGCCAGCCGCTAGTGGAGCTCTCCGCGCCGGAGATGAAGGCCCAGATTGCCGAGGCGGAATCCAAGGTGCAGTCGGCCGAATCCGAGCGGCTTCAGGCAGAGGCGCAGCTCGCCGCGGCCGAGAGCACGGCGGAGCGTATGGCCAAGGCCGCCGAGACTCCGGGTGCCGTTGCGGGCAACGAAGTGGTTCTCGCGAAGAAACAGGTGGACGCGCTGAAAGCCCTGGTGCGGGCCAAGCAACAGGCGAGCCAGGCTGCGGCTTCCGCCGTGAGTGCGCAGAAGGATCTGGAGTCGTACCTGCGGATCGCCGCGCCGTTCGACGGTGTCGTGACGGAACGGTTGGTTCATCCGGGAGCGCTGGTGGGCCCCGGCAGTGATCCGGTTTTGCTGAGTATCCAGCAGTTGGCTCGGCTGCGCCTGGTGGTGGCCGTGCCGGAGCAGTACACAGGCGCCATTTCAAACGGAGCCAGGGTCGATTTCAAGGTGCCGGCATTTCCAGAGAGGACGTTTGCGGGGACGGTGGCTCGCTCAGCCCATATGCTCGACTCCGCTACCCGCACCATGCCCGTCGAACTGGATGTCGCTAACGGCGATGCCTCGCTGGCGCCCGGCATGTACCCGTCAGTGAAGTGGCCGGTCCGCCGCCCCAAGCCGTCTCTGTTTGTTCCGAAGACCAGTGTCGTCACCACGACGGAACGGACCTTCGTGGTGCGCAGCAATGGCGGCCGCGCCGAATGGGTGGATGTGAAGAAGGGAGCGGCCGACGGGGACATGGTGGAAGTGATGGGCCGCCTGCAGGCCGGTGACCAGGTGGTGCGCCGCGCCACGGATGAGATGCGCGACGGGACTCCGCTGCCCGGGCGTGCGGCAGGTAAGTAG